Proteins from a genomic interval of Candidatus Rubidus massiliensis:
- the prtS gene encoding Protease PrtS precursor, whose product MVHPCCSIIPPKMEENYKEKIKKYLPEEKQKQLFSNHSDAMRAYHFQEESVTTELDHRIIHIYNAKGIKDLQFLPGEEYTIKNDIIKAELNDVMAIEAFNNQKLTYDFFAKNYNHNSFDGKGAIMKVTVNYPESNAFFNGAQFVIGTGDEFNEHIATNKKVFHRFTIDIDIAAHETAHGFTETTRRFIYKEESGGLNEHISDVFGIQVLQYYNQQNIIQNLEPLYPVGHQWHIGEHLIYQRKNKKPVYLRDMLNPGTAYQNDSALGSDSQIAHYGNYKKSLDVHDTSGIANRAFALFTEDLKEFSWEIPGKIWYEVMAAKDITLKPDAKFKDFAKATLKVAIKKYQQRPEVYDKLRKAWMAVGVIK is encoded by the coding sequence ATGGTTCATCCATGTTGTTCAATTATTCCTCCAAAAATGGAAGAAAATTACAAAGAAAAAATTAAAAAGTATTTACCGGAAGAAAAACAAAAACAACTTTTTAGTAATCATTCCGATGCTATGAGAGCTTATCACTTTCAAGAAGAATCAGTCACAACAGAACTTGACCATCGAATTATTCACATTTATAATGCCAAAGGAATTAAAGATCTTCAATTCCTTCCAGGTGAAGAATATACAATAAAAAATGACATAATAAAAGCTGAATTGAATGATGTTATGGCAATAGAAGCATTCAATAATCAAAAACTTACCTACGATTTTTTTGCAAAAAATTATAATCACAATTCATTTGATGGCAAAGGTGCCATAATGAAAGTTACGGTAAACTATCCAGAATCCAATGCCTTTTTTAATGGTGCACAATTTGTGATAGGGACCGGTGATGAATTTAACGAGCATATTGCAACAAATAAAAAAGTATTTCATCGCTTTACCATAGATATTGACATTGCAGCTCATGAAACTGCTCATGGATTTACAGAAACTACAAGGCGTTTTATTTACAAAGAAGAGTCAGGTGGTCTAAATGAACATATATCTGATGTATTTGGTATTCAAGTACTTCAATATTATAATCAACAAAATATTATTCAAAATTTAGAGCCTCTTTATCCCGTTGGCCATCAATGGCACATTGGAGAACATTTAATTTATCAAAGAAAAAATAAAAAACCTGTTTATTTAAGAGATATGTTAAATCCAGGCACTGCTTACCAAAATGATTCAGCTTTAGGCAGTGATAGTCAAATTGCTCACTATGGGAATTATAAGAAAAGCTTAGATGTGCATGATACATCGGGGATTGCTAATCGAGCTTTTGCATTATTTACAGAAGATTTAAAAGAATTTTCGTGGGAAATACCAGGCAAAATTTGGTATGAAGTCATGGCAGCTAAAGATATTACTTTAAAACCTGACGCAAAATTCAAAGATTTTGCCAAAGCAACTTTAAAAGTTGCTATAAAAAAATATCAACAAAGACCTGAAGTTTATGATAAACTTCGCAAAGCGTGGATGGCAGTTGGTGTAATTAAATAA
- the pgk/tpi_1 gene encoding Bifunctional PGK/TIM produces MSAKLTVKDLDLKGKKVLVRVDFNVPLKNGMITDDTRIKACLPTIQYLIDHKAKIILLSHLGRPKGKKNLEMSLAPCAKRLGELLKLPVKMAKDCIGDEVKKEVDALKEGEILLLENLRFYEAEEKPEKDSQFVKQLSQLADLYINDAFGTAHRKHASTYYLAKEFPQKAAAGLLLQKEIDFLGKALANPEKPFYAIIGGAKISTKIGVLQSLISVVDKIFIGGAMAYTFFKAQGLEVGKSLCEDEYLEQAKEIMNVAEKQKVSIILPIDTVITKEIKEQASSKVVSIQEGIPKEMEGVDIGPQTIKLFKQELKDAKTIFWNGPLGVFEVDEFAKGTEEVATFIANLNCTTIVGGGDSIAALNKLHLANKISHISTGGGASLEYIEHHSLPGIDVLSDK; encoded by the coding sequence ATGTCAGCTAAATTAACTGTAAAAGATTTAGATCTTAAAGGAAAAAAAGTCTTAGTAAGGGTTGATTTTAATGTACCTTTGAAAAACGGAATGATTACAGATGATACAAGAATTAAAGCCTGTCTGCCAACGATACAATATTTAATAGATCATAAAGCAAAAATTATTCTACTTAGTCATTTAGGACGTCCGAAGGGGAAAAAAAATTTAGAAATGTCTTTAGCCCCTTGTGCTAAACGGTTAGGAGAATTACTTAAATTGCCTGTAAAAATGGCAAAAGACTGCATAGGGGATGAAGTAAAAAAAGAAGTGGATGCTTTAAAAGAAGGGGAAATACTTTTATTGGAAAATCTACGATTTTATGAGGCTGAAGAAAAGCCTGAAAAAGATTCCCAATTTGTAAAACAACTATCACAACTTGCCGATTTATATATAAATGATGCCTTTGGGACAGCTCATAGAAAACACGCATCTACTTATTATTTAGCGAAGGAATTTCCACAAAAAGCAGCAGCTGGTTTGTTGTTACAAAAAGAGATCGACTTTTTAGGAAAAGCTCTAGCAAATCCTGAAAAGCCTTTTTATGCCATTATTGGAGGAGCTAAAATCTCAACAAAAATTGGAGTTTTACAATCTTTAATTTCTGTAGTGGATAAAATTTTTATCGGTGGCGCCATGGCATACACCTTTTTTAAAGCGCAAGGTTTAGAAGTTGGAAAATCTTTATGTGAAGATGAGTATTTAGAACAAGCAAAAGAGATTATGAATGTCGCCGAAAAACAAAAAGTCTCAATTATTCTCCCCATAGACACTGTAATTACAAAAGAAATTAAAGAACAGGCATCTTCTAAGGTTGTTTCTATTCAAGAAGGGATACCCAAAGAAATGGAGGGTGTTGATATTGGACCTCAAACGATTAAACTTTTCAAACAAGAATTAAAAGACGCAAAAACCATTTTTTGGAATGGCCCATTAGGGGTTTTTGAGGTTGATGAATTTGCTAAAGGAACTGAAGAAGTTGCAACCTTTATAGCCAATTTAAATTGTACAACAATAGTTGGAGGTGGGGATTCTATTGCAGCTTTAAATAAGTTACATTTAGCAAATAAAATTTCACATATTTCGACAGGAGGGGGTGCCTCTTTAGAATACATAGAACATCATTCCCTACCAGGCATTGATGTTCTCTCAGATAAATAA
- the pdxH gene encoding Pyridoxine/pyridoxamine 5'-phosphate oxidase — MDLNDLRKEYHDKPLHRSLMRKEPMEQFAIWFEEAKKCDICEPNAMFIATVNKLGVPTSRTVLLKKFDHNSLYFFTNSCSQKGRDIDENNHVAITFLWKELERQVNFRGKAIKTSRTFTQEYFSKRPRGSQIGALASNQSEEVVDRSYLELVFKNTEAKYQYHEIPLPENWSGYQVVLDYVEFWQGRPNRLHDRIAYQKTASSWILKRLSP; from the coding sequence ATGGATTTAAACGATTTAAGAAAAGAATACCATGATAAACCGTTACATCGTTCTTTAATGCGTAAAGAGCCTATGGAACAATTTGCTATATGGTTTGAGGAAGCAAAAAAATGTGATATCTGTGAACCGAATGCGATGTTTATAGCTACAGTTAATAAACTAGGTGTTCCCACATCCAGAACAGTATTGTTAAAAAAATTCGATCACAATTCTTTATATTTTTTTACCAATTCTTGCAGTCAAAAAGGAAGAGATATCGATGAAAATAATCATGTTGCCATAACTTTTTTATGGAAAGAGCTTGAACGACAAGTCAATTTCAGGGGAAAGGCCATTAAAACTTCAAGGACATTTACACAAGAATATTTTTCTAAAAGACCTCGCGGTAGTCAAATTGGAGCTTTAGCCTCAAATCAAAGTGAAGAGGTTGTAGACAGAAGTTATTTAGAACTAGTTTTCAAAAACACGGAAGCTAAATATCAATATCATGAGATTCCTCTTCCTGAAAATTGGTCTGGCTATCAAGTCGTACTCGATTATGTAGAATTTTGGCAAGGAAGGCCTAATCGTTTGCATGATCGAATTGCTTATCAAAAAACTGCTAGTAGTTGGATTCTTAAACGATTATCCCCTTAA
- a CDS encoding ADP-binding protein, protein MSKQDDCITSSFISHSPLETIAFGKKLGESLKPNSIVCFYGDLGAGKTTLIKGIVQGVTGKNHYVNSPTFVYLNIYDGIKSVFHFDLYRIQNEDEFVGMGFEEYFFSSGVCCIEWSERIVNIIPSNAVKIEMQHLDEFSRQIVVREELR, encoded by the coding sequence TTGTCAAAACAAGATGACTGCATAACATCTTCTTTCATATCTCATTCACCTTTAGAAACAATCGCTTTTGGAAAAAAATTAGGGGAAAGCCTAAAACCAAATTCGATTGTTTGTTTTTATGGAGACTTAGGTGCTGGAAAAACGACTTTGATTAAGGGGATAGTACAAGGGGTAACTGGAAAAAATCATTATGTAAACAGCCCAACATTTGTTTATTTAAATATTTATGATGGGATTAAAAGCGTCTTCCATTTTGATCTATATCGAATTCAAAATGAAGATGAATTTGTTGGAATGGGTTTCGAAGAATACTTTTTTTCATCAGGGGTCTGCTGTATAGAATGGTCAGAAAGAATAGTAAATATAATCCCCTCAAATGCTGTAAAAATTGAGATGCAACATTTAGATGAGTTTAGTCGACAAATCGTTGTGAGAGAAGAATTAAGATGA
- the tlcA_2 gene encoding ADP/ATP translocase 1 → MSGLNSGNSDFAKWRGYFWPVHRYELRKLIPMLLIFFFISFDYNILRVMKDTVVITAKNSGAEVIPFIKVWVMFPSAILMTWMFTRLSNRFSRDRVFYSMVSFFLSYYFIFIFFLYPNRDWFHPNESADALQTILPQGFKGLIAMYRNWTFTIFYVMSEMWSSIVLSVLFWGFANQITRLDEAKRFYGLFGIGANLSGIAAGQASVYLSRHVFNPSLPFGKDAWEQSMGMIIIVVTLAGIAAMFVYRWMTHNILNDTRFYEEVQAQDEKKLKGNLSLRNAFSYLLKSRYLFCIALIVISYNLVINILEVIWKHQVRELYPNPGEYSIYMNQVTTVIGICSTFAALFISGNSIRSFGWTFTALLTPALLFITSVGFFAFFFLKGFFNDQITAAIGASPLVLVVFFGSIQNIVSRAAKYSVFDATKEMAFVPLSSEWKLKGKAAIDGVCSRLGKSGGSIVHQFLLLLFSSISASAPYAAAFLFAVIGVWISATKLLGNQFAEISSTSTSKAAETKTSLQEA, encoded by the coding sequence ATGTCAGGGCTGAATTCAGGTAATTCAGATTTTGCAAAGTGGCGGGGTTATTTTTGGCCTGTTCATCGCTATGAGTTAAGAAAACTCATCCCTATGTTACTGATATTTTTCTTCATTTCATTTGACTACAATATATTGCGGGTCATGAAAGATACAGTCGTTATAACTGCGAAAAATTCCGGTGCGGAAGTCATTCCTTTCATTAAAGTATGGGTAATGTTTCCAAGCGCAATCTTGATGACCTGGATGTTTACTCGTTTGTCCAATCGATTTTCAAGAGATCGTGTTTTTTATTCGATGGTTTCCTTCTTTTTATCTTATTATTTTATTTTTATCTTTTTTCTTTACCCTAATCGGGACTGGTTTCACCCCAATGAAAGTGCGGATGCTTTACAAACTATTTTACCTCAAGGGTTTAAAGGTTTAATTGCAATGTATCGCAATTGGACGTTTACTATTTTTTATGTAATGTCTGAAATGTGGAGTAGTATAGTACTATCCGTTTTGTTTTGGGGATTCGCCAATCAGATTACTCGACTAGATGAGGCTAAGCGTTTTTATGGTTTATTTGGTATAGGGGCCAATCTTTCAGGTATTGCGGCAGGTCAAGCTTCTGTCTATTTAAGTCGCCACGTATTTAATCCAAGTTTACCTTTTGGGAAAGATGCTTGGGAACAGTCTATGGGAATGATCATAATAGTTGTTACTCTCGCGGGTATTGCTGCCATGTTTGTTTATCGATGGATGACCCATAATATTTTAAACGACACGAGATTTTACGAAGAAGTTCAAGCCCAAGATGAGAAAAAGTTAAAAGGGAATCTATCTTTAAGGAATGCTTTTAGTTATTTACTCAAATCACGCTATTTATTTTGCATTGCGTTAATTGTAATTTCTTATAACTTAGTCATTAATATATTAGAAGTTATTTGGAAACATCAAGTAAGAGAACTATATCCAAATCCGGGTGAATATAGCATTTATATGAATCAAGTCACTACTGTGATTGGTATTTGTTCCACTTTTGCAGCCCTATTTATTTCTGGAAATTCAATACGTAGTTTTGGTTGGACATTTACAGCACTTCTAACGCCAGCTCTGCTTTTTATTACAAGTGTAGGCTTTTTCGCATTCTTCTTTTTAAAGGGATTTTTTAATGACCAAATAACGGCAGCAATTGGTGCATCACCTTTAGTTTTAGTTGTATTTTTTGGATCGATCCAAAATATCGTCAGTCGAGCAGCTAAATATTCAGTTTTTGATGCAACAAAAGAAATGGCCTTTGTTCCTCTTTCTTCAGAGTGGAAATTGAAGGGGAAAGCTGCCATTGATGGCGTTTGTTCAAGACTTGGAAAATCTGGTGGCTCAATTGTTCATCAATTTTTACTACTACTCTTCTCTTCGATTAGTGCAAGTGCTCCTTACGCAGCAGCTTTTCTTTTTGCTGTAATTGGGGTATGGATCTCAGCGACAAAACTATTAGGAAATCAATTTGCCGAAATTTCTTCGACATCTACATCTAAAGCCGCAGAAACTAAAACGTCTTTACAAGAGGCTTAA
- the tlcA_1 gene encoding ADP/ATP translocase 1, translating to MKQNSLSEFGTIRSFLWPIYGHEMRKFVPMLLMLFFISFNYTILRNMKDAVVVTNAGAEVIPFIKVWTLLPIAILLTVVFNKLSDFFSQENAFYMMVSGFLIYFALFAFLLYPYRDSFQPLQSANYLESILPRGLKGMVSMYRHWTLTSFYVFSELWGTFILSVSFWGFANEVTKLGEARRFYSVFSISANFAGIAAGQTSNLFLGNGIFNPNLPYGNDAWEQTMMGLFFVVFIGGFITIGLFWWLNRNIFDQPKYESLHTGEKETKKQKKKLTLRESFAYLSKSKYLLCIAVMVVSYNLVINLVEVVWKDQLRVLHPSPSEYNHYINNLSIIMGIISTLSAVFMAKIINWFGWTKTALVNPIFVLITSVGFFGFLVLNNLGFTAVQIADVSPVAIAVFFGSAQNIISKATKYTFFDTTKEMAFIPLEHDIKLKGKAAIDGVGSRFGKSGGSLIHQSLLIVFSSLSASAPYVGLIILSVCSMWIVATKSLGRRFAEYNKDKEPIAASVN from the coding sequence ATGAAACAAAATTCGCTCTCTGAATTTGGCACAATCCGTTCTTTTCTATGGCCTATTTATGGTCATGAAATGAGAAAGTTTGTTCCCATGTTATTAATGCTTTTTTTTATAAGCTTTAATTACACCATCCTTAGAAATATGAAAGATGCCGTAGTTGTAACAAACGCTGGCGCTGAAGTCATTCCTTTTATTAAAGTTTGGACGCTGCTTCCAATCGCTATTTTGCTAACAGTTGTTTTCAATAAACTTTCTGATTTTTTTAGTCAGGAAAACGCCTTTTATATGATGGTTTCAGGCTTTTTAATCTATTTCGCCCTTTTCGCTTTTCTTTTGTATCCTTACAGAGATTCGTTTCAGCCATTGCAGAGTGCAAACTATTTAGAAAGTATTTTGCCGCGTGGCCTAAAAGGGATGGTCTCCATGTATCGTCATTGGACATTGACTTCCTTTTATGTATTTTCTGAATTGTGGGGGACCTTTATTTTATCGGTCAGTTTTTGGGGATTCGCTAATGAAGTGACAAAACTTGGAGAAGCCCGCCGTTTTTACAGTGTTTTTAGTATTAGTGCGAATTTTGCAGGAATCGCTGCTGGTCAAACCTCTAATCTTTTCTTAGGAAATGGGATATTTAACCCAAACCTTCCCTATGGCAATGATGCTTGGGAACAAACAATGATGGGTTTATTTTTCGTAGTTTTTATAGGAGGATTTATAACGATTGGCTTATTTTGGTGGCTAAACAGAAATATCTTTGATCAACCAAAATATGAAAGTCTTCACACCGGTGAAAAAGAAACCAAGAAACAAAAGAAAAAATTGACTTTGAGAGAAAGCTTTGCTTATCTTTCAAAATCTAAATACCTTCTTTGTATAGCAGTTATGGTGGTTTCTTATAACTTAGTCATTAATCTTGTGGAAGTTGTTTGGAAAGACCAATTGCGAGTATTGCATCCTTCTCCATCTGAGTACAATCATTACATTAATAATCTTTCGATAATAATGGGAATTATATCGACACTATCTGCCGTCTTTATGGCTAAAATTATTAATTGGTTTGGTTGGACAAAAACAGCCCTAGTAAACCCGATTTTTGTTTTAATCACATCGGTTGGTTTCTTTGGGTTTTTAGTTTTGAATAACCTTGGGTTTACCGCTGTGCAGATAGCTGATGTGTCGCCAGTAGCCATTGCGGTGTTCTTTGGCTCGGCCCAAAATATCATCAGTAAGGCTACAAAGTATACCTTTTTTGATACAACCAAAGAGATGGCCTTTATACCTTTAGAACATGACATAAAATTAAAGGGAAAAGCAGCAATTGACGGTGTAGGTTCCCGTTTTGGAAAATCAGGAGGCTCCTTAATCCACCAAAGTTTACTGATAGTTTTTAGTTCTTTAAGCGCCAGTGCCCCTT
- the ldh gene encoding Leucine dehydrogenase has translation MALKIIEHKVENYEKVIEGIDEEIGLHCFIAVHNTTLGPAIGGLRIFPYSSTQKALEDVLFLAKAMTYKSAAILSGSGGGKSVIIADPKRKSPKLLHAFAEVVNSLKGSYVTAADVGTNANDMLIIKEKTPYVCALPIKGGSGDPSIYTAFGVVKGMEAVAKFLWDSPSLENKTILIKGLGNVGSKLAEFLFWKRVNLIVCDIDQEKVELIIDQYGAKEVLESECYKTPCDIFAPCAIGRTINEQVASTLECQAIAGCANNQLATEEAGKILFQKKIVYAPDFIINAGGIINAALEVSKEGYNPIISRDKVISIYDILLNLFMKAKENNVPPEEIAMELAEQHLRK, from the coding sequence ATGGCACTAAAAATCATAGAACATAAAGTTGAAAATTATGAAAAAGTTATTGAAGGAATTGATGAAGAAATAGGGCTGCATTGTTTTATTGCTGTCCATAACACTACTTTGGGACCAGCAATTGGGGGTTTAAGGATTTTTCCCTATAGCTCCACCCAAAAAGCTCTTGAAGATGTGTTATTTTTAGCTAAAGCAATGACTTATAAATCGGCAGCCATATTAAGTGGATCGGGCGGTGGAAAAAGTGTAATTATAGCCGATCCAAAACGAAAAAGCCCTAAATTACTTCATGCATTTGCTGAAGTTGTGAATAGTTTAAAAGGTTCTTATGTGACAGCCGCAGACGTTGGAACTAACGCAAATGATATGTTGATTATAAAAGAAAAAACTCCTTATGTATGCGCCTTGCCGATCAAGGGTGGCAGTGGGGATCCAAGTATTTACACAGCATTTGGTGTGGTTAAAGGAATGGAGGCTGTTGCTAAATTTTTATGGGACTCCCCTTCCTTAGAAAATAAAACTATCCTTATTAAAGGGCTTGGCAATGTCGGAAGCAAGCTTGCTGAATTCTTATTTTGGAAAAGAGTCAATTTAATTGTTTGTGATATAGATCAAGAAAAAGTAGAGCTTATTATTGATCAATATGGTGCAAAGGAAGTTTTAGAATCTGAATGTTATAAAACGCCGTGTGATATTTTTGCCCCTTGCGCGATTGGGCGAACCATTAATGAACAAGTAGCTAGTACTCTTGAGTGTCAAGCTATCGCTGGTTGTGCCAATAATCAACTAGCCACAGAAGAAGCTGGAAAAATATTGTTCCAGAAAAAAATTGTATACGCCCCCGATTTTATTATTAATGCAGGTGGAATTATTAATGCTGCCTTAGAAGTTTCCAAAGAAGGTTACAATCCCATCATTTCTAGAGACAAAGTAATTAGTATTTATGATATTCTCTTAAATTTGTTTATGAAAGCTAAAGAAAATAACGTTCCTCCAGAAGAAATAGCTATGGAGCTTGCGGAACAACATTTGAGAAAATAA
- the polC_1 gene encoding DNA polymerase III PolC-type, translating to MSKKLDEEVFICIDCETTGLDAEQDRIIEVAVTKFTLKGVIEEFESLIDPECEIPQSSIEIHNITADMVKGKPLMKDVLPQIIKLVSNHVIVGHGVKFDMDVIQNAARRANIPCKIAQNQYIDTLRLARHYGESPVNSLERLRCHFNIEAEGAHRAMNDVVVNMGVFKFLAQRYHSLKEIFDVLAKPALIKIMPLGKYKGRLMKEIPLDYLIRCAKRDFDIDLLYSLRHEIKKRKKGNLFSQAANPFANL from the coding sequence ATGTCTAAAAAACTTGATGAAGAAGTATTTATTTGTATCGATTGTGAAACAACAGGACTTGATGCTGAGCAGGATCGAATTATTGAAGTGGCTGTTACCAAATTCACATTGAAAGGCGTTATCGAAGAATTTGAGAGTTTAATTGACCCTGAATGTGAAATTCCTCAAAGTTCAATAGAAATTCATAATATAACTGCAGATATGGTTAAGGGTAAGCCTTTAATGAAAGATGTTTTACCACAAATTATCAAACTAGTTTCTAATCACGTGATAGTTGGGCATGGGGTGAAGTTTGATATGGACGTTATTCAAAATGCAGCAAGAAGAGCTAATATTCCCTGTAAGATTGCTCAAAATCAATACATTGATACTTTAAGACTTGCGCGCCATTATGGAGAAAGTCCTGTTAATTCTTTAGAAAGACTACGTTGCCATTTTAATATTGAAGCCGAAGGGGCTCACCGCGCTATGAATGATGTAGTTGTTAATATGGGAGTTTTTAAATTCTTGGCACAAAGATATCATTCTTTAAAAGAGATATTTGATGTATTAGCTAAACCGGCTTTAATTAAAATTATGCCACTTGGTAAATATAAAGGCCGTCTCATGAAAGAGATACCTTTAGATTACTTAATAAGATGCGCAAAGCGTGATTTTGATATAGACCTATTGTATTCCTTAAGACATGAAATCAAAAAAAGAAAGAAGGGAAACCTTTTTTCACAAGCAGCAAACCCTTTTGCAAATCTATGA
- the engB gene encoding putative GTP-binding protein EngB, with the protein MIKYNYKAAKFIKSATDPKDYPILKDDSGKLLLEVSVAGRSNVGKSSLLNDLFQQKHLVKTSSVPGKTQLINFFSIADQLIFTDLPGYGYAKVPQNIRKNWGKMIQTYLDKRENLELILFLFDIRRKPNEEDLQFLDWVCYHQKAIILVLTKIDKLNQSEVAANTKAILKAFDIDNLQYVHYSVPKSMGREKLTWMIADALQTTTIE; encoded by the coding sequence ATGATAAAATATAATTATAAAGCTGCAAAATTTATTAAATCAGCAACAGACCCAAAAGATTATCCAATCCTTAAAGACGATTCAGGAAAACTACTTCTTGAAGTGTCAGTAGCTGGGCGTTCAAATGTGGGCAAATCGAGTTTATTAAATGATTTATTCCAGCAAAAACATTTAGTAAAAACTTCATCTGTTCCTGGAAAAACGCAATTGATTAATTTTTTTTCGATTGCAGATCAATTAATTTTTACCGATTTGCCAGGCTATGGTTACGCTAAAGTCCCCCAGAATATTAGAAAAAATTGGGGAAAAATGATTCAAACTTATTTAGATAAGCGTGAGAATTTAGAATTAATTTTATTCCTTTTTGATATTAGAAGAAAACCAAATGAAGAAGATCTACAATTTTTAGATTGGGTTTGTTATCATCAAAAAGCAATAATTTTAGTACTAACGAAAATCGATAAACTTAACCAATCTGAAGTGGCCGCTAACACAAAAGCTATATTAAAAGCGTTCGACATTGACAATCTGCAATATGTGCACTATTCCGTTCCCAAAAGTATGGGGCGCGAAAAATTGACGTGGATGATAGCGGATGCCCTTCAAACAACAACTATTGAATAA
- the pdxT gene encoding Glutamine amidotransferase subunit PdxT: MIVGVLSVQGAFAKHIEALQKLGIRTKQVKTPHDLIECNGLIIPGGESTTILRQLKFINLLEPLHEFAKSKPILGTCAGLILMSKHVLCKSVETLQLLDIEVERNAFGRQVESFSTEIEFKVPHKRVNIIPAVFIRAPRIRKVSKDVLVLAEYNQEPILVQQGIHLGATFHPELTDSLIIHNYFCNTLKDR, from the coding sequence ATGATAGTTGGCGTTTTAAGCGTGCAAGGTGCCTTTGCTAAACATATTGAAGCTTTGCAAAAACTTGGAATAAGAACAAAACAAGTCAAAACACCGCACGATTTAATTGAATGTAATGGTTTAATTATTCCGGGCGGAGAATCGACAACTATCTTAAGGCAATTAAAATTTATCAATCTTTTAGAACCTTTACATGAATTTGCTAAAAGTAAACCAATTTTAGGCACATGTGCTGGCCTTATTTTAATGTCAAAGCATGTACTTTGCAAAAGTGTAGAAACTCTACAATTGTTAGATATTGAAGTAGAACGCAATGCTTTTGGCCGACAAGTGGAGTCTTTTTCAACGGAAATTGAGTTTAAAGTCCCTCATAAAAGAGTAAATATCATTCCAGCTGTCTTTATTCGAGCTCCGCGTATAAGAAAAGTTAGCAAAGATGTATTAGTATTAGCCGAATATAACCAAGAACCAATCTTGGTTCAGCAAGGCATTCATTTAGGCGCGACATTTCATCCAGAGCTAACAGATTCACTAATTATTCATAATTACTTTTGTAACACTTTAAAAGATCGTTAA
- the pdxS gene encoding Pyridoxal biosynthesis lyase PdxS, producing MNKDMEKKFPEKGSFEVKVGLAEMLKGGVIMDVTNAEQARIAEDAGAVAVMALERIPSDIRAQGGVARMSNPELIKEIQQAVSIPVMAKCRIGHFVEAQILEALFVDFIDESEVLTPADEDFHIDKNAFRIPFVCGCRNLGEALRRIGEGAAMIRTKGEAGTGNVVEAVRHMRALQRDIKRLTRLDPSELMTEAKNMGAPYDLVKLVAKTGKLPVPNFAAGGIATPADAALMMQLGAESVFVGSGIFKSEDPSQRAKSIVAAATYYQDPEMLAKISMGLLMPMKGIDVQKLTKEEMFAQRGW from the coding sequence ATGAACAAAGATATGGAAAAAAAATTCCCTGAAAAAGGTTCCTTTGAAGTAAAAGTTGGACTCGCTGAAATGTTAAAAGGCGGAGTTATTATGGATGTTACCAATGCTGAGCAAGCAAGAATTGCAGAAGATGCAGGTGCAGTAGCTGTTATGGCTTTAGAGAGAATTCCTTCAGATATTCGCGCACAAGGTGGCGTTGCGAGAATGTCAAATCCTGAACTTATCAAAGAAATTCAACAAGCAGTTTCAATTCCTGTTATGGCTAAATGTCGTATCGGTCATTTTGTAGAAGCGCAAATACTTGAAGCATTATTCGTAGATTTTATCGATGAAAGTGAAGTATTAACACCAGCTGATGAAGATTTTCACATCGATAAAAATGCTTTTCGTATCCCTTTCGTCTGTGGCTGCCGTAACTTAGGAGAAGCTTTGCGAAGAATTGGAGAAGGTGCAGCTATGATTCGAACTAAAGGAGAGGCTGGTACTGGAAATGTCGTAGAAGCTGTAAGGCATATGCGAGCTTTGCAAAGAGATATAAAACGTTTAACGCGACTTGACCCATCTGAGCTTATGACTGAAGCTAAAAACATGGGCGCTCCTTACGATTTAGTAAAACTTGTCGCCAAAACTGGTAAATTACCTGTTCCAAATTTTGCGGCAGGAGGAATTGCCACACCAGCTGATGCTGCTTTAATGATGCAGTTGGGGGCAGAAAGTGTTTTTGTAGGTTCTGGAATTTTTAAATCAGAAGATCCATCACAAAGGGCTAAATCGATAGTAGCTGCTGCGACTTATTATCAGGATCCTGAAATGTTAGCTAAAATATCCATGGGATTATTAATGCCGATGAAAGGCATTGATGTACAAAAATTGACAAAAGAAGAAATGTTTGCCCAAAGAGGGTGGTAA